From the Lycorma delicatula isolate Av1 chromosome 4, ASM4794821v1, whole genome shotgun sequence genome, the window GGTTGATCGCTATGGTTCTATAAAATACAACATCTTAATCGAGCTGTCGTACGAAAAGCCAATGATCGATGAGTATAGAGACATatgcttcaaaacaaaaaactttgcgGTCATCAACGTGAACGATATCGAACATTCGACAGAAGCTGCGTTCGAGTCATTGCTTCGCGAAGAGACCAATTTTGAAGGAAAGCAGAGCGGTTGGACGCTTCTGAGTATTGATGGGGTCTTAGTTCGCATAAATCGTTACCGTCCACTCAAAGGGTCATCTTTCATTCCTCTACCTAAATCCATCCTACACAAACATGCCGTCGTCAACGTGAAGAATAACGACGATCTTTGTTTCGTATGGTCGATCCTGTGCAAGTACGTGCAAGGTCGTGATCGTAATCGTATAGATAAGAGATACGACGCCctattaaacaaatacaattttggtTCCCTTAACTTTCCAACACCTTTGAGTGATGTCTACAAATTCGAAAAAATGAACGATGGGGTTTCTGTAAACATTTACTCGGTAGATGAAAACGAAAACATCATTCCGATCAAGGTTTGTTCTGCTGAAAAACATGACCATTTTGATCTTTTGTTGCTAGTCGAAGGCGATCGCCAtcatttctgtttcatttccGATTTCGAAAGGTTGATAGGATCCCAGCTGACGAAACATGAGCATGGAATTAAGATTTGTAAAAGGTGTTTCACCTACTACAAAACTGATAAAGATTGTGCAAGAAAAATGGCGGATCATCTCGAAAGATGCAGCAGTAATCCTCCTGCAAGAGTAGTTCTCCCCGAAGTGCAGGAAGATGGCTCTCAACCCGTATTGCAATTCAAGAATTACCATCATATGTTTCCAGTTCCTATAGTATGTTACGCCGATTTTGAATGTATCTTAAAACCGATCGCAAAGTGCTATCCTAACCCCAAAAGTTCATACACCGTTTCTACGGAGCAGCACATCCCCATGAGCTATTGTGTGTATTTTGTAGTTCATCCTTCCACGCCGGAAGCCGTTCGAAACGTGATTCCAACAGACCCTATACTTTACAGAGGAAAAGAAGCGTCCTGTTCGTTTATGCAACTCCTCCATGACGTAGCTGCTCGTGTTGGTGAAGTCCTAAAAGTGTACAAAGTAATGGAATTTTCTGAAGAAGACAGAAATTCCTTCGACTCAGCCACAAAGTGTCAGATGTGTAATGTGAAATTCACCCCTGAGGTCCGACCGGTGAGAGACCACTGTCACATCACAGGAAACTACCGCGCAGCACTATGTTCCATATGTAACCTGAAAAGGGTTAGTCGGACCTTCATCCCCGTTTTCATACATAACAGTTCAAACTATGATTCCCATTTCATCGTCAGAGAACTAGGCTATGACGAAAAACAAATCACTGTGATCCCGAACTCTACCGAAAAATACATCTCCTTTTCGAAGAGAATCAACGACCGTATTTCCGTTCGCTTTATCGACACCTACCGATTCATGGCCTCCAGCCTAGATTACCTTGTAAAAACCATACCTACCGATAAATTCAACCATACCAAAAGGTTTTTCAACGAATCGGATATGCCCCTTGTTACCAGAAAAGGAGTCTACCCATACGAGTACACCACCTCTTGGGAAACCCTAGAAGAGACCTCTCTTCCTCCGATAGAGGAATTCTACAGCAGTCTCACGGGATCGGGTATATCCGAAGATGACTATGAACATGCGATAAAAGTGTGGGaccatttcaaaataaacacaCTAGGTCAATATAGCGATCTTTACCTGAAATGCGACGTGCTGCTCCTGTCGGACGTTTTCGAAAATTTCAGATCCCTATGCCTTAGGGAATATAGTCTAGACTGTGCGCATTACTTCACCCTGCCTGGTTTCTCGTTCGATGCGATGTTGTTCAAAACGAATATCCAACTTGAACTGATCACAGATTACGACATCTACATGTTCTTTGAAAAAGGTATCCGCGGTGGTATTTCGGTTTGTGTTAAAAAACATGGGGAAGCAAATAACCCCTACATCCCAGATGGATATAATCCCCATCAACCGCCCAAATACCTCATCTACCTTGACGCCAACAACTTATACGGCTGGGCCTTGAGCCAATGTCTTCCGTACAAGGATATACGGTGGGTAACGACTGAAGAAAAAGATTCTGTGATGGCAAATTTCATGGCCATACCAGACGATGGTCCAACCGGATATATACTCGAAGTAGATGTCGAATATCCCTCACACCTCCACAATGCGCACAGTGACTTTCCCTTTCTGCCTACGAACGAAACCCCTCCGATCTCTAATTACCCCAAACTCATCCCATCGTTACGGAACAAGTCGAAATATATCTGTCACTTCTCCACCCTAAAACAGGCGATTAGAAACGGACTTCGGGTTACCAAAGTTCACAAAATGTTGCAGTTCGCACAGTCCGCATGGTTGAAGGGCTACATTGAGCTCAACACGCTGAATCGCCAAGCAGCtcgaaatgaatttgaaaaagacCTCTTTAAACTGATGAACAATGCAGTTTTCGGAAAATGTATGGAGAACGTTAGAAAGAGGGTTAACATCGAATTGGTTTCCTCTGAAAAAAGGCTGATGAAGCTCATCAGTAAACCTACCTTTCAGGATAGGATCATATATAATGAAACTCTATGCGCCGTTCAGTGCTCTAAGGAAAAGATATATTTCGACAAACCTATATACGTGGGTCTGTCCATGCTCGAGTTGAGCAAGACTCTTATGTATGACTTTCACtatgatgttatgaaaaaaaagtacggATCGAAAATAACTCTACTGTACATGGATACGGACAGTTTTTTCTACGAAGTGAAAACTGACGACTTTTACCAAGACCTACAAGAAAGTACGTTCGCAGATTACTTCGACACGTCCGACTACCCGGTAGCTCATCCCTGTCACTCGCTGAAGAATAAGAAAGTGATAGGAAAATTCAAGGATGAGTGCAGCGGAATACCGATCCGAGAGTTCATCGGCTTGAGAGCAAAACTATATACGTTCAAAACTGGTCctggaaaaattatcaaaaaagctaaaggaataaaaaagaatgtagttaaaaacgaaattgaatttgaagattataaaaagtgTTTGCTCGATAGTAATACTGTTGTGTACAGGACCATGAAGATGTTTAGATCTAAAAAACACATAATCGAAACTATCCAACAGAACAAATTAGCTCTAAGTTATTTTGACGATAAACGTGTCGCTATAGACAGACTAAATACTCTGCCGTGGGGTCATGTCAGTATCCCGCTGGAATTGAATCAAGTATTTAACGATAGGACCGAGGCGACCACATCGGAGGAAGTGATGGAGTAATTCGTGGCTAACATGGTATTCATATTAAAACATGGTCTGGAAGTGGGGTTGGAAGGCCAGCTTCTGGAGGTTGGCGGCGGGGGTCCAACAGGATCGCCGTCGCTGGATGCCCCAGGAGACGCTGGAAACCCTCACGGAAGGGCAGCACATGAAGAGCCACTAGCACGCGCGGAGACGATGCTATATGATAGTGTGTTCCATACCGTTTTGTGAGAGGGAGAGGTTTTTAGTAGGTCCCTGTGTCCGCAGGAAACCCCACATACCCCACACTTCTACTGATTATCTGGCtgcagattaaaatatatatatatatataaaaaaggaaaacaggtATTTTAACGTTacgttatacatatttaaaaaaaaaaaaaaaaaaaaaaaaaaaaaaattcgagtgttttatagtaggcctctcggggagagatttcactcatgtaaaaaaaaaaatctcaacgcgccgctgttgctacctccagggtggtgtggaaacgcaacaatcattttttacttatttatgtaaaaacaataagTGAGAAATGAACCCgagacctacggatgaaaggccgagacaataaaaactataacagcGAGCGACTGAAAGCTATGATCTTCCATTCCACAGTAATCAAGCGAGAAATAACGTTATTTATCAGTTTGGCAATTAACTCTACACTGTTATCGCatcctgtttttaaaattatcgatCACGCGCATTCCGTAAACACTCACACATATACCGTTTCTAAGAATTGATACATCGTTTTCCCTCGTACAGTTACATCCCGTTATATTATTCAAAGACTACTAGTCATATCATTTATGCTCCTGCATTGTGTTTGtatctttaaataattgttaaaaggtgtagttaaatattttctaaaagtgacAGATCGGAACTggattttattaaacatcatcatcatcttcttaataagttaaatgttttaaatatttatctctttgaaAAACATAAGTGTAGAAGGTCTGTAAGCATTAATGACTGCCTCTTCGAGACGTGAGATACCTTCTTATCTAAGGAGGTTTTAAATAACGTTTGAGCTAAAATTTAGGTGAGAATATCATTAATGCTTACAGACCTTCTACACTTATGTTTttcaaagagataaatatttaaaacatttaacttattaagaagatgatgatgatgtttaataaaatccAGTTCCGATCTgtcacttttagaaaatatttaactacaccttttaacaattatttaaagataCAAACACAATGCAGGAGCATAAATGATATGACTAGTAGTCTTTGAATAATATAACGGGATGTAACTGTACGAGGGAAAACGATGTATCAATTCTTAGAAACGGTATATGTGTGAGTGTTTACGGAATGCGCGTGatcgataattttaaaaacaggatGCGATAACAGTGTAGAGTTAATTGCCAAACTGATAAATAACGTTATTTCTCGCTTGATTACTGTGGAATGGAAGATCATAGCTTTCAGTCGCTCgctgttatagtttttattgtctcggcctttcatccgtaggtctcGGGTTCATTTCTCActtattgtttttacataaataagtaaaaaatgattgttgcgtttccacaccaccctggaggtagcaacagcggcgcgttgagatttttttttttacatgagtgaaatctctccccgagaggcctactataaaacactcgaattttttttttttttttttttttttttttaaatatgtataacgtAACGTTAAAATacctgttttccttttttatatatatatatatattttaatctgcaGCCAGATAATCAGTAGAAGTGTGGGGTATGTGGGGTTTCCTGCGGACACAGGGACCTACTAAAAACCTCTCCCTCTCACAAAACGGTATGGAACACACTATCATATAGCATCGTCTCCGCGCGTGCTAGTGGCTCTTCATGTGCTGCCCTTCCGTGAGGGTTTCCAGCGTCTCCTGGGGCATCCAGCGACGGCGATCCTGTTGGACCCCCGCCGCCAACCTCCAGAAGCTGGCCTTCCAACCCCACTTCCAGACCATGTTTTAATATGAATACCATGTTAGCCACGAATTACTCCATCACTTCCTCCGATGTGGTCGCCTCGGTCCTATCGTTAAATACTTGATTCAATTCCAGCGGGATACTGACATGACCCCACGGCAGAGTATTTAGTCTGTCTATAGCGACACGTTTATCGTCAAAATAACTTAGAGCTAATTTGTTCTGTTGGATAGTTTCGATTATGTGTTTTTTAGATCTAAACATCTTCATGGTCCTGTACACAACAGTATTACTATCGAGCAAAcactttttataatcttcaaattcaatttcgtttttaactacattcttttttattcctttagcttttttgataatttttccagGACCAGTTTTGAACGTATATAGTTTTGCTCTCAAGCCGATGAACTCTCGGATCGGTATTCCGCTGCACTCATCCTTGAATTTTCCTATCACTTTCTTATTCTTCAGCGAGTGACAGGGATGAGCTACCGGGTAGTCGGACGTGTCGAAGTAATCTGCGAACGTACTTTCTTGTAGGTCTTGGTAAAAGTCGTCAGTTTTCACTTCGTAGAAAAAACTGTCCGTATCCATGTACAGTAGAGATATTTTCGATccgtacttttttttcataacatcataGTGAAAGTCATACATAAGAGTCTTGCTCAACTCGAGCACGGACAGACCCACGTATATAGGTTTGTCGAAATATATCTTTTCCTTAGAGCACTGAACGGCGCATAGAGTTTCATTATATATGATCCTATCCTGAAAGGTAGGTTTACTGATGAGCTTCATCAGCCTTTTTTCAGAGGAAACCAATTCGATGTTAACCCTCTTTCTAACGTTCTCCATACATTTTCCGAAAACTGCATTGTTCATCAGTTTAAAGAGgtctttttcaaattcatttcgaGCTGCTTGGCGATTCAGCGTGTTGAGCTCAATGTAGCCCTTCAACCATGCGGACTGTGCGAACTGCAACATTTTGTGAACTTTGGTAACCCGAAGTCCGTTTCTAATCGCCTGTTTTAGGGTGGAGAAGTGACAGATATATTTCGACTTGTTCCGTAACGATGGGATGAGTTTGGGGTAATTAGAGATCGGAGGGGTTTCGTTCGTAGGCAGAAAGGGAAAGTCACTGTGCGCATTGTGGAGGTGTGAGGGATATTCGACATCTACTTCGAGTATATATCCGGTTGGACCATCGTCTGGTATGGCCATGAAATTTGCCATCACAGAATCTTTTTCTTCAGTCGTTACCCACCGTATATCCTTGTACGGAAGACATTGGCTCAAGGCCCAGCCGTATAAGTTGTTGGCGTCAAGGTAGATGAGGTATTTGGGCGGTTGATGGGGATTATATCCATCTGGGATGTAGGGGTTATTTGCTTCCCCATGTTTTTTAACACAAACCGAAATACCACCGCGGATACCTTTTTCAAAGAACATGTAGATGTCGTAATCTGTGATCAGTTCAAGTTGGATATTCGTTTTGAACAACATCGCATCGAACGAGAAACCAGGCAGGGTGAAGTAATGCGCACAGTCTAGACTATATTCCCTAAGGCATAGGGATCTGAAATTTTCGAAAACGTCCGACAGGAGCAGCACGTCGCATTTCAGGTAAAGATCGCTATATTGACCTAGtgtgtttattttgaaatggtCCCACACTTTTATCGCATGTTCATAGTCATCTTCGGATATACCCGATCCCGTGAGACTGCTGTAGAATTCCTCTATCGGAGGAAGAGAGGTCTCTTCTAGGGTTTCCCAAGAGGTGGTGTACTCGTATGGGTAGACTCCTTTTCTGGTAACAAGGGGCATATCCGATTCGTTGAAAAACCTTTTGGTATGGTTGAATTTATCGGTAGGTATGGTTTTTACAAGGTAATCTAGGCTGGAGGCCATGAATCGGTAGGTGTCGATAAAGCGAACGGAAATACGGTCGTTGATTCTCTTCGAAAAGGAGATGTATTTTTCGGTAGAGTTCGGGATCACAGTGATTTGTTTTTCGTCATAGCCTAGTTCTCTGACGATGAAATGGGAATCATAGTTTGAACTGTTATGTATGAAAACGGGGATGAAGGTCCGACTAACCCTTTTCAGGTTACATATGGAACATAGTGCTGCGCGGTAGTTTCCTGTGATGTGACAGTGGTCTCTCACCGGTCGGACCTCAGGGGTGAATTTCACATTACACATCTGACACTTTGTGGCTGAGTCGAAGGAATTTCTGTCTTCTTCAGAAAATTCCATTACTTTGTACACTTTTAGGACTTCACCAACACGAGCAGCTACGTCATGGAGGAGTTGCATAAACGAACAGGACGCTTCTTTTCCTCTGTAAAGTATAGGGTCTGTTGGAATCACGTTTCGAACGGCTTCCGGCGTGGAAGGATGAACTACAAAATACACACAATAGCTCATGGGGATGTGCTGCTCCGTAGAAACGGTGTATGAACTTTTGGGGTTAGGATAGCACTTTGCGATCGGTTTTAAGATACATTCAAAATCGGCGTAACATACTATAGGAACTGGAAACATATGATGGTAATTCTTGAATTGCAATACGGGTTGAGAGCCATCTTCCTGCACTTCGGGGAGAACTACTCTTGCAGGAGGATTACTGCTGCATCTTTCGAGATGATCCGCCATTTTTCTTGCACAATCTTTATCAGTTTTGTAGTAGGTGAAACACCTTTTACAAATCTTAATTCCATGCTCATGTTTCGTC encodes:
- the LOC142322941 gene encoding uncharacterized protein LOC142322941, encoding MKKKYGSKITLLYMDTDSFFYEVKTDDFYQDLQESTFADYFDTSDYPVAHPCHSLKNKKVIGKFKDECSGIPIREFIGLRAKLYTFKTGPGKIIKKAKGIKKNVVKNEIEFEDYKKCLLDSNTVVYRTMKMFRSKKHIIETIQQNKLALSYFDDKRVAIDRLNTLPWGHVSIPLELNQVFNDRTEATTSEEVME